The sequence below is a genomic window from Gammaproteobacteria bacterium.
AAATCTCGGCCACACTGAGGGCATGGAAGCGTGATCCACAGCGCATGCGTTCTTTCGATGCCGATGGTGACGGCAGGGTCGACATCCAGGAATGGGAGCGGGCGCGCAGTGCGGCGCGGCAACAGGTCATGATTGAACGGGTGCGTCGACGCGAAGTGCTGGTGACACACGTGATGAAGAATCCGAAAGATAGCGGCTTGCCGTATCTACTCTCAGCCGAGTCCGAATTCGGACTGGTGAGGCGGTACCGTGCGTGGGGCGGACTGGGTACGACGACATTCCTCGTAGTTTTCGTCCTGGCCGCGTGGGCGCTCGGTGTGCGGCTCGACTTCCCTTGAGCCGGGTGTCATCGGTCAGGGAGTCGATCGATATGCAAGGCTGCGACGAACTGGATATCGCCACCTGGAACGTCAATTCCCTGCGCGTCCGTCTGGCCCAGGTCACCGACTGGCTCGCGCGCCACCGACCGGAAATCCTCGCCCTGCAGGAGACCAAGGTAACCGACGCACAGTTCCCGCGGCAGGCCATCGGGTCGGCGGGCTATTACGCCGTGTTCAACGGACAGAAGACCTACAACGGGGTGGCCCTGCTGACGCGTGAGCCAGCCGGGGACGTGGTGACCGACATCCCGGGGCTCGACGATCCCGAGCGCAGGATCATCGCGGCGACGGTCAACGGGATCCGGGTCGTGAATCTCTACGTGGTCAACGGGTCCGAGGTCGGCTCGGAGAAGTATGCCTACAAGCTCGAGTGGCTGCGGCGGGTACGCGACTACCTCGAGGTGGAGGGGCGTGAGCACGAGCGGCTGGTCGTCCTGGGAGATTTCAACATCGCGCCCGAGGATCGCGACGTCCACGACCCACAGGCCTGGCGTGGCCGGATCCTCTGCAGTCCCGCCGAGCGTGCCGCACTGACCTCGATACGGGAAACCGGTCTGGTCGATGCCTTTCGCCTCTTCGATCAGCCGTCCGGTTCTTTCAGCTGGTGGGACTATCGATCCGGGGCCTTTCGCCGGAATGCGGGTCTTCGGATCGACCTGATCCTGGTGTCGCCCGCGCTGTCGCGCCTTTGCCGGGGATGCCGCATCGACCTCGCTCCGCGCCGGCTCGAGCGGCCGTCGGACCATGCGCCGGTGCTGGCAGAATTCGGAGAAAATGAATGAAATATCGCGATCTTCGCGAATTTATCGCCTATCTTGAGGGAATTGGCGAGTTAAAGCGAATCGGTGTGCCGGTCGATCCCAACCTGGAAATCACCGAGATCTGCGACCGTACGCTCAAGCAGGGCGGCCCCGCCCTGTTGTTCGAGCGACCCGCGGGCGCCGGAGTGCCATTGCTGGGCAATCTTTTCGGGACCCCCAGACGTGTCGCCCTTGCCATGGGGGAGGAATCGGTCGAGGCGCTTCGCGAGATCGGGGAACTCCTGGCGTTTCTCAAGCAACCGGAGCCGCCCGGCGGGCTTAAGGACGCCTGGAAGAGCCTGCCCGTGTTCCGCAAGGTGTTCGACATGGCGCCCCGCACGGTGCGCAAGGCGCCCTGCCAGGAGATCGTACTGCAGGGAGAGGCGGTCGACCTGGGGCTGTTCCCGGTGCAGACCTGCTGGCCGGAGGACGCGGGACCGCTGGTGACCTGGGGCCTGGTGATCACCCGGGGACCGCGGCGCAGCCGGCAGAACATGGGCATCTA
It includes:
- the xth gene encoding exodeoxyribonuclease III; translation: MDIATWNVNSLRVRLAQVTDWLARHRPEILALQETKVTDAQFPRQAIGSAGYYAVFNGQKTYNGVALLTREPAGDVVTDIPGLDDPERRIIAATVNGIRVVNLYVVNGSEVGSEKYAYKLEWLRRVRDYLEVEGREHERLVVLGDFNIAPEDRDVHDPQAWRGRILCSPAERAALTSIRETGLVDAFRLFDQPSGSFSWWDYRSGAFRRNAGLRIDLILVSPALSRLCRGCRIDLAPRRLERPSDHAPVLAEFGENE